Proteins co-encoded in one Desulfitobacterium hafniense DCB-2 genomic window:
- a CDS encoding TIGR03936 family radical SAM-associated protein: MRTLRVRIAYTKMEEAKYIAHLDLARVFERALRRASVRLAYSEGFNPHPKIAFGSALAVGVEGEQEYVDIELAQEMDLKELMGRLQEQLPTGIRLIEGRYVTQAAKALMAVLNSASYQVTASLGLPVSEARLQEGIQAWLARQQVPYIRYNKKGRVEKDIRPWVKVLAGKIQGDEAIFDIEVEVGNQGSVRPEEVLGSLGDLENLPLDLEHLRIKRTGIYVSYEGQKFSPLDEAFGK, from the coding sequence GTGAGGACCTTGAGGGTAAGAATCGCCTATACCAAAATGGAAGAAGCGAAATATATTGCGCATTTGGATTTGGCCAGAGTCTTTGAACGGGCCCTGCGCAGGGCAAGCGTTCGCCTGGCTTATTCGGAGGGGTTTAATCCTCACCCGAAGATCGCCTTTGGGTCTGCTTTGGCGGTGGGTGTCGAAGGCGAACAGGAGTATGTGGATATTGAATTAGCTCAGGAAATGGATTTAAAAGAACTCATGGGCCGTTTGCAGGAGCAGCTCCCTACGGGGATCCGTCTCATTGAAGGCAGATATGTAACCCAGGCAGCCAAAGCTTTAATGGCAGTATTAAATTCGGCCAGTTATCAAGTCACTGCCTCTTTGGGCCTGCCGGTGAGCGAAGCACGGTTGCAGGAGGGTATCCAAGCTTGGCTGGCAAGACAGCAAGTACCCTATATACGTTATAATAAGAAGGGCAGAGTTGAAAAAGATATAAGACCCTGGGTTAAAGTATTGGCAGGCAAGATCCAGGGCGATGAGGCTATCTTTGACATCGAAGTTGAAGTGGGAAACCAGGGCAGCGTCCGACCGGAGGAAGTTCTGGGCAGTCTTGGTGATTTGGAGAACCTCCCTTTGGATTTGGAGCATCTTCGCATTAAGCGCACAGGAATTTATGTAAGCTACGAAGGGCAAAAGTTCTCCCCTTTGGATGAGGCCTTCGGGAAGTGA